In Amphiprion ocellaris isolate individual 3 ecotype Okinawa chromosome 3, ASM2253959v1, whole genome shotgun sequence, one genomic interval encodes:
- the rad52 gene encoding DNA repair protein RAD52 homolog: protein MSGEEEKSSSASRSFGQCTYTAEEYQAVQNALRQKLGPEYISTRVAGGGQKVCYIEGHRVVSLANEMFGYNGWSHSISQQNVDFVDFVNGKFYVGVSAFVKVQLKDGAFHEDVGYGVSEGLKSKALSLEKARKEAVTDGMKRALKCFGNALGNCILNKEYLLAINKIPKQPPPAVDPAHTKRSDGEPSVEKARFCSLVREEKHVFAAGPARMPLAPRVTNQNQNCSEVHTPDAAGPVFNRKSENSSSRSAVDSADVTECEAHTDPKQLRKLRQQQLQQKFRREMEAKKLQQKQDEAKSEEAEVLIGRASSGGSSGEGVATFSHSSSAEDRKPGSRDVHLADDPELWDFTLDGIEEPDVPSAFRPSTPGTHKMQTRSKTPQRPSEATSYSRGHDQAQYRPQHHNQHQGRPGNASSPYRQGQYMKKRRLDT from the exons ATGTCCggtgaggaggagaagagcagCTCTGCATCCAGGAGCTTCGGACAG TGCACCTACACAGCTGAGGAGTACCAGGCGGTGCAGAATGCTCTGCGACAGAAGCTGGGACCCGAGTACATCAGTACCAGAGTGGCCGGTGGAGGACAAAAG GTGTGTTATATTGAGGGGCATCGAGTCGTCAGTCTGGCCAATGAGATGTTCGGATACAACGGATGGTCCCACTccatttcccagcagaacgttg ACTTTGTCGACTTCGTAAATGGGAAGTTTTACGTTGGAGTCAGCGCGTTTGTCAAAGTGCAGCTGAAG GACGGTGCGTTTCATGAGGACGTCGGCTACGGAGTCAGTGAAGGACTAAAATCTAAAGCTCTGTCACTGGAAAAGGCGAGAAAGGAAGCTGTCACCGATGGCATGAAGAGAGCACTGAA ATGTTTTGGTAACGCCCTGGGAAACTGCATCCTGAACAAGGAATACCTCCTAGCCATTAACAAAATCCCCAAACAg CCTCCTCCTGCTGTAGACCCGGCCCACACTAAGCGCTCTGACGGTGAACCATCAGTGGAAAAGGCCCGGTTCTGCAGCCTGGTCCGGGAGGAAAAACACGTATTCGCTGCAGGTCCCGCAAGAATGCCGCTGGCCCCCCGAGTCACcaatcagaaccagaactgcTCAGAGGTTCACACTCCTGATGCTGCTGGTCCTGTCTTCAACAGGAAGAGCGAGAACAGCAGCTCCAG ATCTGCTGTGGACTCGGCGGACGTCACCGAGTGTGAAGCGCACACGGACCCCAAACAGCTGAGAAAactgaggcagcagcagcttcagcagaagttcaggagagagatggaggccaagaagctgcagcagaaacaggatGAAGCAAAATCCGAAGAGGCGGAGGTTCTTATTGGACGAGCTTCTAGTGGCG GTTCCTCAGGCGAAGGTGTGGCAACGTTCAGCCACAGCAGCTCAGCTGAAGACAGGAAGCCCGGCAGCAGAGATGTGCATTTAGCAG ACGACCCTGAGCTCTGGGATTTCACTCTGGATGGCATCGAGGAGCCGGACGTTCCTTCAGCGTTCAGACCCAGCACACCCGGCACCCACAAGATGCAGACGCGCAGTAAGACTCCTCAGAGACCTTCGGAGGCCACATCGTACAGCCGAGGACACGACCAGGCTCAGTACAGACCTCAACACCACAACCAGCATCAGGGGAGACCAG GTAATGCCTCCAGTCCATACAGACAAGGGCAATACATGAAGAAACGCAGACTGGACACCTGA
- the prr5a gene encoding proline-rich protein 5a isoform X1 has product MCALVFCCAPLTMLDGLRRRHASRPSPRPLSLNFSTFSAPPPSPDMDSSHEHPIRRTLHRLKLMSSPSLSELGKSEKSSPEDRGEKQKRAGANATWNSIHNAVIAVFQKKGLADNELYVLNEGVRHLLKTELGSFFTEYLQNQLLTKGMVILRDKIRFYEGQKLLDSLAETWDFFFCDVLSMLQAIFHPVQGKEPSVRQLALLHFRNTIVLSVKLEDALSRPRARVPPSVTQMLLILQGVHEPRGVNEEYLRLESLVQKVVSPYLGTHGLYSGDDDEAHCCVLEKRLPWGWSKSGDQPSKNPVVRSKSYNIPLLLTPVAEYDPDASSVGSGGIRRHSACEIITCLEEQGLAFADRVPGSELSASSSNRLCVGSQFNGLVQAGAGALDLPLSSPSILPLHSSGALHGTEATTTMTDLSKGASSTPPSESSSPETIIGQVLESADSDSDGIFIDFPPHSSEAMGLSRESRQSTV; this is encoded by the exons ATGTGTGCTTTGGTTTTCTGCTGTGCCCCTCTGACC ATGCTTGACGGACTCCGGCGGAGGCACGCCTCCCGGCCCTCCCCCCGGCCCCTGTCACTCAacttcagcaccttctcggcccCTCCCCCGAGTCCGGACATGGACAGCAGCCACGAGCATCCAATCAGGAG GACTCTGCACCGGCTGAAGCTGATGAGCTCTCCCAGCCTCAGCGAGCTGGGCAAGAGTGAGAaaagttcaccagaagacagaGGGGAGAAGCAGAAGAGGGCAGGAGCCAACGCCACCTGGAACAG CATCCACAATGCTGTCATAGCCGTCTTCCAGAAGAAGGGCTTGGCTGATAACGAACTTTACGTCCTAAATGAAGGTGTCCG aCATCTGTTGAAGACTGAGCTGGGTTCCTTCTTCACAGAATATCTTCAG AACCAGCTGCTGACAAAAGGCATGGTCATCCTACGGGACAAAATAAGATTCTACGAAG GTCAGAAGTTACTGGACTCTCTGGCAGAGACCTGGGACTTCTTCTTCTGTGATGTCCTCTCCATGCTGCAGGCCATCTTTCACCCGGTTCAG GGTAAGGAGCCTTCCGTCCGGCAGCTCGCCCTGCTTCACTTCAGGAACACCATCGTCCTGAGTGTCAAGTTAGAGGACGCCCTTTCTCGACCGCGAGCTCGCGTGCCTCCCTCTGTTACACAGATGCTGCTGATTCTACAG GGGGTCCATGAGCCGCGAGGTGTGAACGAGGAGTATTTGAGGTTGGAGTCTCTGGTTCAGAAGGTGGTCTCGCCCTACCTGGGAACCCACGGACTTTACTCTGGAGACGACGATGAAGCCCATTGTTGTGTTCTAG AGAAGCGTTTACCGTGGGGCTGGTCCAAGTCTGGGGATCAACCGTCTAAAAACCCTGTGGTACGATCAAAAAGCTACAATATTCCTCTGCTGCTGACCCCGGTGGCGGAGTATGACCCAGATGCCAGCTCAGTTGGCAGCGGCGGAATCCGTCGCCACTCAGCCTGTGAGATTATAACTTGCCTGGAGGAACAAGGACTGGCCTTTGCTGACCGGGTCCCTGGATCTGAGctgtctgcctcctcctccaacAGGCTGTGTGTGGGCTCCCAGTTCAATG GTCTTGTACAAGCAGGAGCTGGAGCCCTGGACTTGCCTCTTTCatctccctccatccttccccTCCATTCCTCAGGAGCTCTCCACGGCACCGAGGCCACCACAACAATGACTGATCTCAGTAAGGGTGCATCCTCCACGCCACCCAGTGAATCATCCAGCCCTGAAACCATAATTGGACAAGTGCTAGAGTCCGCCGACTCAGACTCAGATGGGATATTTATCGATTTCCCCCCTCACTCCTCGGAGGCAATGGGGCTTAGCCGCGAGAGCCGGCAGAGCACTGTGTAA
- the prr5a gene encoding proline-rich protein 5a isoform X2: MLDGLRRRHASRPSPRPLSLNFSTFSAPPPSPDMDSSHEHPIRRTLHRLKLMSSPSLSELGKSEKSSPEDRGEKQKRAGANATWNSIHNAVIAVFQKKGLADNELYVLNEGVRHLLKTELGSFFTEYLQNQLLTKGMVILRDKIRFYEGQKLLDSLAETWDFFFCDVLSMLQAIFHPVQGKEPSVRQLALLHFRNTIVLSVKLEDALSRPRARVPPSVTQMLLILQGVHEPRGVNEEYLRLESLVQKVVSPYLGTHGLYSGDDDEAHCCVLEKRLPWGWSKSGDQPSKNPVVRSKSYNIPLLLTPVAEYDPDASSVGSGGIRRHSACEIITCLEEQGLAFADRVPGSELSASSSNRLCVGSQFNGLVQAGAGALDLPLSSPSILPLHSSGALHGTEATTTMTDLSKGASSTPPSESSSPETIIGQVLESADSDSDGIFIDFPPHSSEAMGLSRESRQSTV, from the exons ATGCTTGACGGACTCCGGCGGAGGCACGCCTCCCGGCCCTCCCCCCGGCCCCTGTCACTCAacttcagcaccttctcggcccCTCCCCCGAGTCCGGACATGGACAGCAGCCACGAGCATCCAATCAGGAG GACTCTGCACCGGCTGAAGCTGATGAGCTCTCCCAGCCTCAGCGAGCTGGGCAAGAGTGAGAaaagttcaccagaagacagaGGGGAGAAGCAGAAGAGGGCAGGAGCCAACGCCACCTGGAACAG CATCCACAATGCTGTCATAGCCGTCTTCCAGAAGAAGGGCTTGGCTGATAACGAACTTTACGTCCTAAATGAAGGTGTCCG aCATCTGTTGAAGACTGAGCTGGGTTCCTTCTTCACAGAATATCTTCAG AACCAGCTGCTGACAAAAGGCATGGTCATCCTACGGGACAAAATAAGATTCTACGAAG GTCAGAAGTTACTGGACTCTCTGGCAGAGACCTGGGACTTCTTCTTCTGTGATGTCCTCTCCATGCTGCAGGCCATCTTTCACCCGGTTCAG GGTAAGGAGCCTTCCGTCCGGCAGCTCGCCCTGCTTCACTTCAGGAACACCATCGTCCTGAGTGTCAAGTTAGAGGACGCCCTTTCTCGACCGCGAGCTCGCGTGCCTCCCTCTGTTACACAGATGCTGCTGATTCTACAG GGGGTCCATGAGCCGCGAGGTGTGAACGAGGAGTATTTGAGGTTGGAGTCTCTGGTTCAGAAGGTGGTCTCGCCCTACCTGGGAACCCACGGACTTTACTCTGGAGACGACGATGAAGCCCATTGTTGTGTTCTAG AGAAGCGTTTACCGTGGGGCTGGTCCAAGTCTGGGGATCAACCGTCTAAAAACCCTGTGGTACGATCAAAAAGCTACAATATTCCTCTGCTGCTGACCCCGGTGGCGGAGTATGACCCAGATGCCAGCTCAGTTGGCAGCGGCGGAATCCGTCGCCACTCAGCCTGTGAGATTATAACTTGCCTGGAGGAACAAGGACTGGCCTTTGCTGACCGGGTCCCTGGATCTGAGctgtctgcctcctcctccaacAGGCTGTGTGTGGGCTCCCAGTTCAATG GTCTTGTACAAGCAGGAGCTGGAGCCCTGGACTTGCCTCTTTCatctccctccatccttccccTCCATTCCTCAGGAGCTCTCCACGGCACCGAGGCCACCACAACAATGACTGATCTCAGTAAGGGTGCATCCTCCACGCCACCCAGTGAATCATCCAGCCCTGAAACCATAATTGGACAAGTGCTAGAGTCCGCCGACTCAGACTCAGATGGGATATTTATCGATTTCCCCCCTCACTCCTCGGAGGCAATGGGGCTTAGCCGCGAGAGCCGGCAGAGCACTGTGTAA
- the tmem60 gene encoding transmembrane protein 60: MKMSLAQRVLLSWIFALIFLIMLVLKLDSKIHWNWFLIFLPVWTFDTILILMLIVKMAGRCKPDFDPRDGEQSVKRRLWYLTALLLKLGFCLTLCSRLERLTETWISVVCVPLWVLLGGALVELGHSVFHYRRD; the protein is encoded by the coding sequence ATGAAGATGTCCCTGGCCCAGCGAGTGCTCCTCTCATGGATCTTTGCCCTGATCTTCCTCATCATGCTGGTCCTCAAGCTGGACTCTAAAATTCACTGGAACTGGTTCCTGATCTTCTTGCCCGTGTGGACCTTTGAcaccatcctcatcctcatGCTGATCGTGAAGATGGCAGGCCGCTGCAAGCCAGACTTCGACCCCAGAGATGGAGAGCAGAGTGTGAAGAGGAGGCTGTGGTACCTGACGGcgctgctgctgaagctgggCTTCTGTCTGACTCTGTGCTCCCGTCTGGAGAGACTCACGGAGACGTGGATCAGCGTGGTTTGTGTCCCTCTGTGGGTGCTGCTGGGCGGAGCGCTGGTGGAGCTGGGACACAGCGTTTTCCATTACAGGAGGGACTGA